A window of Eriocheir sinensis breed Jianghai 21 unplaced genomic scaffold, ASM2467909v1 Scaffold422, whole genome shotgun sequence contains these coding sequences:
- the LOC126992227 gene encoding uncharacterized protein LOC126992227 isoform X3 yields MTITVRREVVMVMVVVVVTLSSLVTTSAQDYYEPELPQGPEVIRSSRGGSVEALARWFEQQEVPPEVKWKVDELVEDLRAGEVDEEYLEEVLSLLQDDQEEEEEEEEEDYEEEGESDSSGLLDEDNDDDDVNEAMVLNFLDDGQEEENVEQNVHDSSEEEEGVEYGSSEEDREEGGEDEDWGEDAGSEEEEEEDEELMRRLLDGFSFTARRVAGPERAEGPEGAAAGPRGLRRPKRSPDPSRRSTSRSRSRSSSGSSSSSSRSGGGWGWGSRSSPSSSSSRPSSSSSSSSSSSSSSSSSRPSYPAPSYPGSTNPVSGYPGGVRPVPGYPGSTNPVSGYPGGVRPAPGYPSSTNPVSGYPGSTNPVSGYPSSTNPVSGYPGGVRPAPGYPGSTNPVGGYPGSTNPVGGYPGSTNPVGGYPGGVRPAPGYPGSTNPVSGYPGSTNPVGGYPGGVRPAPGYPGSTNPVSGYPGSTNPVGGYPGGVRPFGSYPSGNQPFGGGGAPVGWNTPRAGYGYPSSYQSYGGFASASRPTYGAGLGAAAMAGRGFGGYPVGGFPMPVKKKKSKKQKVTALVAAAGTAYVLHKAHKKAKFLSPMGFGGYGGYGGFGGHRGYGGLGGYGGYGRGLGSGLGSKALMGGLAGMGAAKLGKKLLGAYIKLKIAKYALKFGAEAAKAYFYYKMGLELDEYMVGKFVHRYHQNRVRGDMRWRYYHHHARHGKKNGNDTQDDITLGEFCKRPCAQNDTRICQFSFDVHLYQTMSRACYDCPRNKTDCERPECVAADGVRRMIFSVNKQLPGPPIEVCVGDKILVDVMNNLPSTAITLHWHGVTLGPSAALPDARHTPFMDGAAGVTQCPIPPGSGFRYAFFATDPGTHFWHAGLERGDGLFGSLIINQPPESDPNVHMEEHILMVSDWHQKSAVALMADRNSAGLAPRPSALLINGRGAKHTSPSVPPPRLIVEQNKRYRLRVVSAAASSCPFTVTLDDHDLIILALDGAPVSFVNATTILLNPGERYDVMFRAEQEASARPNGTFWVKVVGGGACQGLSQHAALQYLPANFTFNDTLPDLPPVPAPATEEEPMDSFSGLCGTPGQRCLSHLSSLSPVPTRITSTKADHTFYLAFSHRYSHNQNYYSLFYYDIFSDPEDKMYRTPQINNLSFRPPPKPLMTNLKALKSENCSAETGVRANQCVMDYCECIHAIPVPKGSLVDLVMVGEGPANETAEPVHLHGYKFWVMSQVNAAALPAIPPPPPPPPPANDTTPPPPPPPPANDTTPPPANGTTPPPPPPPPANGTTPPPPPPPPFLYRYGAEELDKGGQLVRDLKSPIQKDTVAIPPGGYTIVRFIADNPGVWVLESQVSLNGLSGMALVLHVGNSKDVPPRPPPDFPTC; encoded by the exons ATGACGATAACGGTGAGaagagaggtggtgatggtgatggtggtggtggtggtgacactcTCGTCCCTCGTCACCACGTCCGCTCAAGACTATTATG AGCCGGAGCTGCCGCAAGGTCCCGAAGTCATCAGATCTTCGCGAGGCGGCTCGGTGGAGGCGCTGGCCAGGTGGTTTGAGCAACAAGAGGTGCCGCCGGAGGTGAAGTGGAAGGTGGATGAGCTAGTGGAGGACCTGCGAGCGGGGGAGGTGGATGAAGAGTATTTGGAAGAAGTGTTGAGCCTCCTACAAgatgaccaagaggaggaggaggaggaggaggaggaagactatgaggaggagggagaatcagACTCCTCAGGACTCcttgatgaagataatgatgatgatgacgtgaaTGAAGCAATGGTGTTAAATTTCCTGGATGACggtcaagaggaggagaatgtggagcaAAACGTTCATGACAGcagcgaggaagaagagggggtggaATATGGAAGCagtgaagaagatagagaagagggaggagaagatgaagattgGGGAGAAGATGCTggtagtgaagaagaggaagaagaagacgaggagttGATGCGTCGCCTCCTGGATGGGTTCAGTTTCACGGCGCGGCGCGTGGCGGGGCCTGAGAGGGCTGAGGGGCCTGAGGGGGCAGCGGCAGGTCCCCGGGGGCTGCGGCGGCCCAAGCGTTCCCCAGATCCCAGCCGGCGCTCCACCTCCCGCAGCAGGAGCagaagcagcagcggcagcagcagcagcagcagccgtagcggtggtggttggggctgggGGAGCCGCTCAAGCcctagctcttcctcctccagacccagctcttcctcctcctcctcctcctcctcctcctcctcctcctcctcgtctaggCCCAGCTACCCAGCCCCAAGCTATCCCGGCAGTACAAACCCCGTGAGCGGCTACCCTGGGGGTGTCAGACCAGTCCCAGGCTACCCGGGCAGTACAAACCCCGTGAGCGGCTACCCCGGGGGTGTCAGACCAGCCCCAGGCTACCCCAGTAGTACAAACCCCGTGAGCGGCTACCCCGGCAGTACAAACCCCGTGAGCGGCTACCCCAGTAGTACAAACCCCGTGAGCGGCTACCCCGGGGGTGTCAGACCAGCCCCAGGCTACCCCGGTAGTACAAACCCCGTCGGCGGCTACCCCGGTAGTACAAACCCCGTCGGCG GCTACCCCGGTAGTACAAACCCCGTCGGCGGCTACCCCGGGGGTGTCAGACCAGCCCCAG GCTACCCCGGTAGTACAAACCCCGTGAGCGGCTACCCCGGCAGTACAAACCCCGTCGGCGGCTACCCCGGGGGTGTCAGACCAGCCCCAGGCTACCCCGGTAGTACAAACCCCGTGAGCGGCTACCCCGGCAGTACAAACCCCGTCGGCGGCTACCCCGGGGGAGTGCGTCCATTTGGCAGCTACCCCAGCGGCAACCAGCCGTTCGGGGGCGGCGGGGCCCCGGTGGGGTGGAACACGCCCCGCGCCGGCTACGGTTACCCCTCCTCCTACCAGTCCTACGGCGGCTTCGCGTCAGCCAGTCGGCCCACGTACGGGGCAGGGCTGGGTGCGGCGGCAATGGCCGGCAGGGGATTCGGGGGCTACCCGGTGGGCGGCTTCCCCATGccggtgaagaagaagaagagcaagaagcaGAAGGTGACGgcgctggtggcggcggcgggcacgGCCTACGTCCTGCACAAGGCGCATAAGAAGGCCAAGTTCCTCTCGCCCATGGGCTTcggcggctacggcggctacGGCGGCTTTGGCGGCCATCGTGGCTACGGCGGCCTTGGCGGCTACGGGGGCTATGGGCGCGGCCTTGGCAGCGGGCTGGGCAGCAAGGCGCTAATGGGAGGCCTGGCGGGGATGGGCGCCGCCAAGTTGGGCAAGAAGCTGCTGGGCGCCTACATCAAACTGAAGATTGCCAAGTACGCCCTCAAGTTCGGGGCCGAGGCGGCCAAGGCGTACTTCTACTACAAGATGGGCCTCGAGCTGGACGAGTACATGGTCGGCAAGTTTGTGCACCGCTACCACCAGAACCGCGTGAGGGGCGACATGCGCTggcgctactaccaccaccacgcgcGGCACGGCAAGAAGAACGGCAACGACACCCAGGACGACATCACGCTGG GTGAGTTCTGCAAGCGCCCCTGTGCCCAGAACGACACGAGAATCTGCCAGTTCAGCTTCGACGTGCACCTCTACCAAACGATGTCCAG ggcctgCTATGACTGTCCACGCAACAAGACTGACTGCGAGAGGCCGGAGTGCGTGGCGGCGGACGGCGTGCGGCGAATGATCTTCTCCGTCAACAAGCAGCTGCCGGGACCGCCCATCGAG GTCTGTGTAGGCGACAAGATCCTGGTGGACGTGATGAACAACCTCCCGTCCACCGCCATCACGCTCCATTGGCACGGGGTCACGCTGGGGCCCTCCGCTGCGCTGCCCGACGCCCGCCATACCCCCTTCATGGACGGCGCGGCGGGGGTGACGCAGTGCCCCATCCCGCCCGGCTCAGGCTTCCGATACGCCTTCTTCGCCACCGACCCCGGCACCCACTTCTGGCACGCcg gccTGGAACGAGGGGACGGTCTCTTTGGGTCACTCATCATCAACCAGCCTCCGGAAAGTGACCCCAACGTGCACATGGAAGAACACATATTGATG GTGAGCGATTGGCACCAGAAATCCGCCGTGGCATTGATGGCGGACAGGAACAGTGCCGGCCTTGCCCCCCGCCCCTCCGCCCTCCTGATCAACGGCAGGGGCGCCAAACACACCTCACCTTCCGTGCCGCCCCCCAGGTTAATCGTGGAGCAAA ACAAGCGGTACCGTCTGCGTGTGGTgagcgccgccgcctcctcctgccccttcacggTCACGCTGGACGACCACGACCTCATCATCCTGGCCTTGGACGGGGCGCCGGTGTCCTTCGTCAACGCCACTACCATCCTGCTGAACCCGG GTGAGAGATATGACGTGATGTTCCGCGCCGAGCAGGAGGCCTCAGCAAGACCCAACGGCACTTTCTGGGTGAAGGTGGTGGGCGGCGGGGCGTGCCAGGGCCTGTCCCAGCACGCCGCCCTGCAGTACCTCCCCGCCAATTTCACCTTCAACGACACACTGCCGGACCTGCCCCCCGTGCCCGCCCCTGCCACCGAGGAGGAGCCGATG GATTCCTTCAGTGGGCTCTGCGGCACACCTGGGCAGCGCTGTCTGTCTCACCTGTCGAGCCTCTCACCTGTGCCCACCCGCATCACATCCACAAAGGCTGACCACACCTTCTACCTGGCCTTCTCGCACCGCTACAGCCACAACCAGAACTACTACTCGCTCTTCTACTACGATATTTTCAGTG aCCCTGAGGACAAGATGTATAGAACGCCTCAGATCAACAACCTCAGCTTCAGGCCGCCCCCGAAGCCGCTGATGACCAACTTGAAGGCCCTGAAGAGCGAGAACTGCAGCGCTGAGACGGGCGTGCGAGCCAACCAGTGCGTGATGGACTACTGCGAGTGTATCCACGCCATTCCCGTGCCCAAGGGCTCGCTGGTGGACCTGGTGATGGTGGGTGAAG gCCCAGCCAACGAGACCGCCGAGCCTGTGCACCTTCACGGGTACAAGTTCTGGGTGATGAGCCAAGTGAACGCCGCTGCCCTGCCcgccatcccccctccccccccgcccccgcccccagcGAACgacaccacccctccccccccgcccccgcccccagcGAACGACACCACCCCTCCCCCAGCGAACGgcaccacccctccccccccgcctccGCCCCCAGCGAACGGCAccacccctcccccgccgccccctCCCCCGTTCCTGTATCGCTACGGGGCGGAGGAGCTGGACAAGGGCGGGCAGCTGGTGAGGGACCTGAAGTCGCCTATCCAGAAGGACACAGTGGCCATTCCTCCTGGGGGATACACGATCGTCAGGTTCATAGCGGACAAcccag GTGTTTGGGTGCTGGAGAGCCAGGTGAGCTTGAACGGGCTGTCAGGTATGGCGTTGGTGCTGCACGTGGGCAATAGCAAGGACGTGCCCCCAAGACCCCCGCCTGACTTCCCTACCTGCTAA
- the LOC126992227 gene encoding uncharacterized protein LOC126992227 isoform X2 — protein sequence MTITVRREVVMVMVVVVVTLSSLVTTSAQDYYEPELPQGPEVIRSSRGGSVEALARWFEQQEVPPEVKWKVDELVEDLRAGEVDEEYLEEVLSLLQDDQEEEEEEEEEDYEEEGESDSSGLLDEDNDDDDVNEAMVLNFLDDGQEEENVEQNVHDSSEEEEGVEYGSSEEDREEGGEDEDWGEDAGSEEEEEEDEELMRRLLDGFSFTARRVAGPERAEGPEGAAAGPRGLRRPKRSPDPSRRSTSRSRSRSSSGSSSSSSRSGGGWGWGSRSSPSSSSSRPSSSSSSSSSSSSSSSSSRPSYPAPSYPGSTNPVSGYPGGVRPVPGYPGSTNPVSGYPGGVRPAPGYPSSTNPVSGYPGSTNPVSGYPSSTNPVSGYPGGVRPAPGYPGSTNPVGGYPGSTNPVGGYPGSTNPVGGYPGSTNPVGGYPGGVRPAPGYPSSTNPVGGYPGGVRPAPGYPGSTNPVGGYPGGVRPAPGYPGSTNPVSGYPGSTNPVGGYPGGVRPFGSYPSGNQPFGGGGAPVGWNTPRAGYGYPSSYQSYGGFASASRPTYGAGLGAAAMAGRGFGGYPVGGFPMPVKKKKSKKQKVTALVAAAGTAYVLHKAHKKAKFLSPMGFGGYGGYGGFGGHRGYGGLGGYGGYGRGLGSGLGSKALMGGLAGMGAAKLGKKLLGAYIKLKIAKYALKFGAEAAKAYFYYKMGLELDEYMVGKFVHRYHQNRVRGDMRWRYYHHHARHGKKNGNDTQDDITLGEFCKRPCAQNDTRICQFSFDVHLYQTMSRACYDCPRNKTDCERPECVAADGVRRMIFSVNKQLPGPPIEVCVGDKILVDVMNNLPSTAITLHWHGVTLGPSAALPDARHTPFMDGAAGVTQCPIPPGSGFRYAFFATDPGTHFWHAGLERGDGLFGSLIINQPPESDPNVHMEEHILMVSDWHQKSAVALMADRNSAGLAPRPSALLINGRGAKHTSPSVPPPRLIVEQNKRYRLRVVSAAASSCPFTVTLDDHDLIILALDGAPVSFVNATTILLNPGERYDVMFRAEQEASARPNGTFWVKVVGGGACQGLSQHAALQYLPANFTFNDTLPDLPPVPAPATEEEPMDSFSGLCGTPGQRCLSHLSSLSPVPTRITSTKADHTFYLAFSHRYSHNQNYYSLFYYDIFSDPEDKMYRTPQINNLSFRPPPKPLMTNLKALKSENCSAETGVRANQCVMDYCECIHAIPVPKGSLVDLVMVGEGPANETAEPVHLHGYKFWVMSQVNAAALPAIPPPPPPPPPANDTTPPPPPPPPANDTTPPPANGTTPPPPPPPPANGTTPPPPPPPPFLYRYGAEELDKGGQLVRDLKSPIQKDTVAIPPGGYTIVRFIADNPGVWVLESQVSLNGLSGMALVLHVGNSKDVPPRPPPDFPTC from the exons ATGACGATAACGGTGAGaagagaggtggtgatggtgatggtggtggtggtggtgacactcTCGTCCCTCGTCACCACGTCCGCTCAAGACTATTATG AGCCGGAGCTGCCGCAAGGTCCCGAAGTCATCAGATCTTCGCGAGGCGGCTCGGTGGAGGCGCTGGCCAGGTGGTTTGAGCAACAAGAGGTGCCGCCGGAGGTGAAGTGGAAGGTGGATGAGCTAGTGGAGGACCTGCGAGCGGGGGAGGTGGATGAAGAGTATTTGGAAGAAGTGTTGAGCCTCCTACAAgatgaccaagaggaggaggaggaggaggaggaggaagactatgaggaggagggagaatcagACTCCTCAGGACTCcttgatgaagataatgatgatgatgacgtgaaTGAAGCAATGGTGTTAAATTTCCTGGATGACggtcaagaggaggagaatgtggagcaAAACGTTCATGACAGcagcgaggaagaagagggggtggaATATGGAAGCagtgaagaagatagagaagagggaggagaagatgaagattgGGGAGAAGATGCTggtagtgaagaagaggaagaagaagacgaggagttGATGCGTCGCCTCCTGGATGGGTTCAGTTTCACGGCGCGGCGCGTGGCGGGGCCTGAGAGGGCTGAGGGGCCTGAGGGGGCAGCGGCAGGTCCCCGGGGGCTGCGGCGGCCCAAGCGTTCCCCAGATCCCAGCCGGCGCTCCACCTCCCGCAGCAGGAGCagaagcagcagcggcagcagcagcagcagcagccgtagcggtggtggttggggctgggGGAGCCGCTCAAGCcctagctcttcctcctccagacccagctcttcctcctcctcctcctcctcctcctcctcctcctcctcctcgtctaggCCCAGCTACCCAGCCCCAAGCTATCCCGGCAGTACAAACCCCGTGAGCGGCTACCCTGGGGGTGTCAGACCAGTCCCAGGCTACCCGGGCAGTACAAACCCCGTGAGCGGCTACCCCGGGGGTGTCAGACCAGCCCCAGGCTACCCCAGTAGTACAAACCCCGTGAGCGGCTACCCCGGCAGTACAAACCCCGTGAGCGGCTACCCCAGTAGTACAAACCCCGTGAGCGGCTACCCCGGGGGTGTCAGACCAGCCCCAGGCTACCCCGGTAGTACAAACCCCGTCGGCGGCTACCCCGGTAGTACAAACCCCGTCGGCGGCTACCCCGGTAGTACAAACCCCGTCGGCGGCTACCCCGGGAGTACAAACCCCGTCGGCGGCTACCCCGGGGGTGTCAGACCAGCCCCAGGCTACCCCAGTAGTACAAACCCCGTCGGCGGCTACCCCGGGGGTGTCAGACCAGCCCCAGGCTACCCCGGTAGTACAAACCCCGTCGGCGGCTACCCCGGGGGTGTCAGACCAGCCCCAG GCTACCCCGGTAGTACAAACCCCGTGAGCGGCTACCCCGGCAGTACAAACCCCGTCGGCGGCTACCCCGGGGGAGTGCGTCCATTTGGCAGCTACCCCAGCGGCAACCAGCCGTTCGGGGGCGGCGGGGCCCCGGTGGGGTGGAACACGCCCCGCGCCGGCTACGGTTACCCCTCCTCCTACCAGTCCTACGGCGGCTTCGCGTCAGCCAGTCGGCCCACGTACGGGGCAGGGCTGGGTGCGGCGGCAATGGCCGGCAGGGGATTCGGGGGCTACCCGGTGGGCGGCTTCCCCATGccggtgaagaagaagaagagcaagaagcaGAAGGTGACGgcgctggtggcggcggcgggcacgGCCTACGTCCTGCACAAGGCGCATAAGAAGGCCAAGTTCCTCTCGCCCATGGGCTTcggcggctacggcggctacGGCGGCTTTGGCGGCCATCGTGGCTACGGCGGCCTTGGCGGCTACGGGGGCTATGGGCGCGGCCTTGGCAGCGGGCTGGGCAGCAAGGCGCTAATGGGAGGCCTGGCGGGGATGGGCGCCGCCAAGTTGGGCAAGAAGCTGCTGGGCGCCTACATCAAACTGAAGATTGCCAAGTACGCCCTCAAGTTCGGGGCCGAGGCGGCCAAGGCGTACTTCTACTACAAGATGGGCCTCGAGCTGGACGAGTACATGGTCGGCAAGTTTGTGCACCGCTACCACCAGAACCGCGTGAGGGGCGACATGCGCTggcgctactaccaccaccacgcgcGGCACGGCAAGAAGAACGGCAACGACACCCAGGACGACATCACGCTGG GTGAGTTCTGCAAGCGCCCCTGTGCCCAGAACGACACGAGAATCTGCCAGTTCAGCTTCGACGTGCACCTCTACCAAACGATGTCCAG ggcctgCTATGACTGTCCACGCAACAAGACTGACTGCGAGAGGCCGGAGTGCGTGGCGGCGGACGGCGTGCGGCGAATGATCTTCTCCGTCAACAAGCAGCTGCCGGGACCGCCCATCGAG GTCTGTGTAGGCGACAAGATCCTGGTGGACGTGATGAACAACCTCCCGTCCACCGCCATCACGCTCCATTGGCACGGGGTCACGCTGGGGCCCTCCGCTGCGCTGCCCGACGCCCGCCATACCCCCTTCATGGACGGCGCGGCGGGGGTGACGCAGTGCCCCATCCCGCCCGGCTCAGGCTTCCGATACGCCTTCTTCGCCACCGACCCCGGCACCCACTTCTGGCACGCcg gccTGGAACGAGGGGACGGTCTCTTTGGGTCACTCATCATCAACCAGCCTCCGGAAAGTGACCCCAACGTGCACATGGAAGAACACATATTGATG GTGAGCGATTGGCACCAGAAATCCGCCGTGGCATTGATGGCGGACAGGAACAGTGCCGGCCTTGCCCCCCGCCCCTCCGCCCTCCTGATCAACGGCAGGGGCGCCAAACACACCTCACCTTCCGTGCCGCCCCCCAGGTTAATCGTGGAGCAAA ACAAGCGGTACCGTCTGCGTGTGGTgagcgccgccgcctcctcctgccccttcacggTCACGCTGGACGACCACGACCTCATCATCCTGGCCTTGGACGGGGCGCCGGTGTCCTTCGTCAACGCCACTACCATCCTGCTGAACCCGG GTGAGAGATATGACGTGATGTTCCGCGCCGAGCAGGAGGCCTCAGCAAGACCCAACGGCACTTTCTGGGTGAAGGTGGTGGGCGGCGGGGCGTGCCAGGGCCTGTCCCAGCACGCCGCCCTGCAGTACCTCCCCGCCAATTTCACCTTCAACGACACACTGCCGGACCTGCCCCCCGTGCCCGCCCCTGCCACCGAGGAGGAGCCGATG GATTCCTTCAGTGGGCTCTGCGGCACACCTGGGCAGCGCTGTCTGTCTCACCTGTCGAGCCTCTCACCTGTGCCCACCCGCATCACATCCACAAAGGCTGACCACACCTTCTACCTGGCCTTCTCGCACCGCTACAGCCACAACCAGAACTACTACTCGCTCTTCTACTACGATATTTTCAGTG aCCCTGAGGACAAGATGTATAGAACGCCTCAGATCAACAACCTCAGCTTCAGGCCGCCCCCGAAGCCGCTGATGACCAACTTGAAGGCCCTGAAGAGCGAGAACTGCAGCGCTGAGACGGGCGTGCGAGCCAACCAGTGCGTGATGGACTACTGCGAGTGTATCCACGCCATTCCCGTGCCCAAGGGCTCGCTGGTGGACCTGGTGATGGTGGGTGAAG gCCCAGCCAACGAGACCGCCGAGCCTGTGCACCTTCACGGGTACAAGTTCTGGGTGATGAGCCAAGTGAACGCCGCTGCCCTGCCcgccatcccccctccccccccgcccccgcccccagcGAACgacaccacccctccccccccgcccccgcccccagcGAACGACACCACCCCTCCCCCAGCGAACGgcaccacccctccccccccgcctccGCCCCCAGCGAACGGCAccacccctcccccgccgccccctCCCCCGTTCCTGTATCGCTACGGGGCGGAGGAGCTGGACAAGGGCGGGCAGCTGGTGAGGGACCTGAAGTCGCCTATCCAGAAGGACACAGTGGCCATTCCTCCTGGGGGATACACGATCGTCAGGTTCATAGCGGACAAcccag GTGTTTGGGTGCTGGAGAGCCAGGTGAGCTTGAACGGGCTGTCAGGTATGGCGTTGGTGCTGCACGTGGGCAATAGCAAGGACGTGCCCCCAAGACCCCCGCCTGACTTCCCTACCTGCTAA